From Papaver somniferum cultivar HN1 unplaced genomic scaffold, ASM357369v1 unplaced-scaffold_29, whole genome shotgun sequence, a single genomic window includes:
- the LOC113341338 gene encoding uncharacterized protein LOC113341338 — protein MAELREMMTARRDGGRRQLEEVVGEAGKTPFARKIQLAIIPPKYRLPVFINIFDVITCAVQHIKAYNRSLLQWEENDAVLCKYFPTSLTGEALQWFEGLSVGTIRSFRHLQNVFLGQYISNNMSRPGIEKAFSLRRRINESLRNLTTRWRTMCSEMARRVDERNLILAFINLLFPTDLLYTQIFGIKYTITMSELREYQEQYIELEEKQRDMESYPTAISNSNERNASLLPNMTNVVAGTSQGSQGKKNLVEYKEEGQNLVSMGSKDQKEFEREYQEKQFQNHGGNNKIQRIDNHPEGYGGQQPYYNDVKELVKWFGSR, from the coding sequence ATGGCGGaactaagagaaatgatgacggCGCGAAGAGATGGTGGAAGGAGACAATTGGAAGAAGTAGTAGGGGAAGCTGGAAAAACACCTTTTGCGAGAAAAATACAACTCGCAATAATACCACCTAAATATAGATTACCCGTATTCATTAATATATTTGATGTAATTACATGCGCGGTACAACATATAAAAGCCTATAACCGATCTCTATTGCAATGGGAAGAGAACGATGCGGTATTGTGTAAATATTTCCCAACGAGCTTGACAGGAGAAGCTTTGCAATGGTTTGAAGGGTTATCAGTGGGAACTATTAGATCATTTCGTCATCTACAAAACGTCTTTTTGGGACAATATATTAGCAATAACATGTCACGTCCAGGAATTGAAAAGGCGTTCAGTCTTCGCAGGAGGATAAATGAGAGTTTGCGTAATTTAACCACGcgctggagaaccatgtgtagtgaaatggcaagACGAGTAGATGAGAGAAATCTCATATTAGCTTTCATCAACTTGCTCTTTCCTACAGATTTACTGTATACGCAAATATTCGGGATAAAATATACAATAACTATGTCAGAGCTGCGCGAATATCAAGAACAATATATAGAACTAGAGGAGAAGCAGAGAGATATGGAGTCTTACCCAACTGCGatctcaaattcgaatgaaaggaatgcaagtttacttCCAAATATGACAAATGTTGTTGCGGGCACATCTCAAGGAAGTCAAGGAAAGAAAAACTTGGTAGAATACAAAGAGGAAGGACAAAACCTTGTATCCATGGGAAGTAAAGATCAAAAGGAGTTCGAGAGAGAGTATCAGGAAAAGCAATTTCAGAATCAtggaggaaataataagattcaaagaataGATAATCATCCTGAAGGTTATGGAGGTCAACAACCGTATTATAATGACGTCAAGGAACTGGTAAAGTGGTTTGGGAGCAGATAA